CCTAAGATTGAGGAAGAACTCCTCCTCAAGATACGTTGTGGTTAATTTACGGAATTTCGTACTTATGATCAGAatcattcatattataaatcacattGTAAAGAccatctctataaaaaaattaattaagtatAAGTTCGGTTAGTCAATTAATTGTAGCAAATAGGTAgatgttttgtaatttttttatcgGCTCCGTCAATCTGTTTTTATACAATTCGATGACTTAATATTGATTTTTTGCATAGATGATCTTTACAAAgtataatataaacaatttcgattttaaatatgaaatttcataaattaaccACGTAATGAATTGATAAGAAACTCCTCATTCATTGAGGAGCCAAGTTAGTCTCATTTCGTAATTCCTAAAATATAATGCTAGGGACACCTAAATTATTTTAACTACTAAATGATGTAGGAAGCACTATAACATGTTTGTTTGTAGTTGGCAAAAATGAGATTCAAGGTTACTGAAATATTAAGAAATAAAATTTGTCACATCAGTTGCCGTTCAAATcagaatttaaatttaattttctttgaaaaattagattaaatttaatttaaatcttTTGGGTACATCCTTTTATAAAATATCCAGATTCTTTTGTTGCTATATACCTTTTTAAAACGCTCCTTTATTTGGTTTTTAgcaaaatatggtacaaaaaagcaaaagagaCAAGTGCCTGGTTAAATTACcgtaaataaacaaaaaaaaaagatttatttATATTCTTAGTGCAATGTGGGCCCACAATGTGTGATGAATGTACAGAAAAGCGACAAGTACAAGAGCATTGTCCAGCAGCATGTGGACCTGGAAACCATCCAAAGCAAGCTCCGCAAAGAATCATACTCCTCCTGCTCTCTCTCCTTCTACCGAGACCTGCTCCTCCTCTTCAACAACGCCGTCGTTTTCTTCCCCAAATCTTCCCTCCACTCAAGGACCGCTCACCAACTCCGCCGCCTCGTCTTAAacgaaatgaagaagaagaatctcATCACTCGGCCCAACCACGACCCTGCGCCCGAACCGTCAGATTCGGTAGTTCCTGCACCCGCCACAAGTCAACAACCCAAACGCCCTGATCAGCTTGAAAGATCAGATTCCTTGCTTGCCAAGCAAAAGTCTACTGCCCCCATCATCGTCTGCCGCAAACGAAGCTCCATTTCGTCAAAGCCTTCCGCTGCTGCTTCTATTTATGGTCAAACTCTCAAAGGTGACGACAACATGAAACTAGCAGCTTTTGATCTTAAATCGTCCATTAAGAATAGCAAGGCCTCTTCAGATGATCATGCAGCAGCTGAAGAGCATGGCGGTTCAGTCGTAGTAAAGAGTGCTGCAGCTGCTAAAGCAAAAGACAACCCTGTGATCACTGCAACCAGAGGCTCAAGAAGGACGAGTACTAGTATTGCTCATCACGAGAATAATACCAGTGCttccaaaaagaaacaaagtgcGAGCCCGGCAAATTTGAAAGCGGAAACTCCCAAAGCGGATAAGAAGGGGAAAATGGAGGCAGCAGGATCAGACAAAAAGCGAATTGCAGCTGCTGATTTCTTAAAGAGAATAAAGCGGAATTCACCTGCGGACACATTGAAGAGTGGTGGTACTGGCACGGGCACTAGTTCTAGATCAGGTGGACAGCAGAAAAGGAGGGGAGGTATTGGTAAGGCTGACAAAGTTAAAGAAAGGGTGTTAAGGCAAAGTggcaataagaagaaacaagcCAAGGAAGAAAGCAGCAGTCCATCCAGGCGAAGTGTAGGCAGGCCGCCCAAGAAGGCGGCTGCTGAGGCTGCAAATGCAGTAGCTTCACCAAAGCGGGCACGGGAAAGTGGAGGAAAGCAAGAGGCTTCTAGGCGCCCTAAAAAACGGTCTAGGAGGTAAAGTAGTCGTCTAGCTTCAATGCTTCATGCATGGCCAAGGAAATGAAGGTGTAACTTTATTCATGTATATTCTAGTGAGGGATAGGGAAACTAGAAATTAGCATTAGGCAGATAGTATTCCCTAATTAGTAGTCCCtagggtttttgttttggtcGATATATTTCAAGTCTgtgcttgaaggatttattaTTTTGTGTCAAAATATCTGTTACAAGCATATGCAATGTAACGTACAAAAACACACTTACGTAGAATTAACCCAAGAATAATCGTGCATGGCATCAAGTAGAATGACTCTGTTCTTGATCAGTGATAGTTTCTTGCTTCTGTTAGAGAATTTAACATATTGTTGATGACGTCTTTCTCACAAAGTCATTGAATTTGTGATTCATTCTGCTGTTTGTATGATGGATCCTTTTCTCTCCCTTTGAGAGATAACCTATGAGAAGAAGTGCGCATAGATCAAAATGAGGATGACTGAATGAGGAATGCTCATAGAATTGAAATGCGAAAAGGAATCGAAACAGGTTTCTATTGTGTTTATGTTCCCTTACCCGTGCCCTGTTATTATCCAAGTCATAAATTCTGGCATACAAAATTGCAGAAATGCGCGAGCCATCGGAAATGCAGGGTGCATTATCTTCAGAGTTGATAGATGCTGCAACCACAAGAACATGAAATGAGTACATTATTTTCTtcttaaaaatagaaaattaggACAAGCTTTATAAGAGGTTTAAGTGGGAAACTTGGTACAGAAAACTTACAGCCAGGGGACCAATTTTGAACTCTATGCAAGGTCGGTACATAGCAAGCATTTCCGGTGCCATTCGAGTGGCTGCATGCACTATACCAACACGCCTCATTCTTTTTGTTGCATATCTAATCACCATGAATCCAGAATGAAGCCAAAGTTAGTATGCCGGGTCAGAGATCTTTAAGTATACAGAAGCTTGTTCGTATTCTAATAAGTTACAGTGCTTCAGGATTTGAGCCTAAATCTTGGATCAAGAGATTTAACCCTAACCGTACCTTCTCAGGGCCAAGACAATTGCATCTGTCCTTTGAGCATCGGAGCCAGTACTGGAAACTTGATCAAGCTCATCTACAAGCTGGTAACTGTCCTGCACATAAAATCGTTTAAGTAATGAGTCCATGGGAGCTCAAAAGAGGGTATTCCGTCCAATTTTCTGATATGTGAAAGATAAAATCTATTTCTAAGACCCGATACCTCAACTGCCATGCATCCCCCTATTCCAAGATTTGGCTGCAATGGATGAGCAGCATCACCTAGCAGAGCAACACGCCCGGTTCCCCAGGAATATATCATGTCTCTATCGAAGATATCTCTTTGTAAAATCATGGACTCAGGTGTTTCTTGAATTAGAGCAACCACTTCCTGACACCATTTTCCAAATACCTCCAGGAGCCTCTTCTTTTTACCTGCAGCTTATAAGATTCAGATAACTGGTAAATGGTTAGGCATTACcacaagtgagagagagagagagagagagagagagagtgcctTCAGGAGGATCAGTGCTCATTGGCGGCTGCTTATGGAAGGCCAACCATTGCATATTCCCATGCCCAACTTCTACTGCACCAAAGTACTGGTTCGCTCCCAAGAAGATCCGATACCTTCAAACCAAGAACATGTTGATATCAAATGAAAATATTTGATCTACTAACTTTATTTAGGATTTTACGCCTTAACTTGTCAAAGTTCAAACATTCAgcatgtaaatatgaaaacataTGCATACCCAACACTATTAACATATGATGGGACAACTTTAGTGAGTCCACTGTAGCAGGTGTAATTTGAGTATCTCGCTTCCCGTATGCCAAACAATTTCGAGCGCACCTAGTGACGAAGAACCCAAAATGTATGAAGTTGAAAAGAGGATATGTTGGAGACATATGGTTCGAAGAAGAGACAACTTACCTTTGACCAGATTCCATCGGCTCCTACTAAAACATCACCATCATATCGTTGTCCATCTTCAAGGATCACTGTAACCTAATTGTTAATAATCCATACGGGAAGAGTTTGAGGAACTAGTACAGAATTCTGAAAAGTTACTAATCATATAAAGTATCTAATGAATTATGGTCTTTGCTGCCTTAATGCTTTTGCTGGGAGTCTCataatgttttatatatttCACTTCCTAAAAAAACCTTTATTTAGGAAGTGAAATATACAAAACATTACGAGACTCCCAGCAAAAGCATTAAGGCAGCAAAGACCAATGCACCAATATGTTAGGATTAGTTGAATCGAATGCCACTCAACCTTGTTAGGGTCTTGAATGAAGTCAACCACTTTTGATTTGTTTCTCAGAATGTCAGATCCAACTGCATTGACTAAGATATCCAGAAGCTCCATCCTGCATATTACTTGAGTGATAGGAAGCCCCCTACTTACAGCCGGCGATGACAGATCAAACTTGGTAAACCTGAAGCGAAAAGTACAAAACCAAAGATCAAATACAAACACGAACTAAGAAATCAATTAAGTCTTTCTCAATTTAAACTCACTAAACGGAGAAATTAGCAATGATATATCCTCTTATACAACATTCAGTTGCTGCCCGTATATAGTATAAGTGATTCATAAAGAAGTCTGATTCGGTGGTGTTGAGTTTCTATACTTCCAACAGTATTGGCCTGTTTTTAGCCATTCAAGCTTTTGGGGTCCAGTGATTGTCTAATATGGCATGAGAGCTCGGATTTAAGAAGTCATGGGCATGGTGATGAAGACCTCCAATCCCAATTCTCTACTTGTTTGTCGATTTTCAAGGTAAGTAAAAAGGGTGTTGGTTTTTATAACCGCGAGCGGAAGCTTTTGTGGTCGAGTACTTTGTGTAAGAGTTTAACAAACCTAAAACCCTCCAACTCAAAAGTCAGTAATAAATACCACTGGATGCCACTTACTACGGTctagtatttctcttcacttataagtaaaaggttttaggtttgattctcccCAAAGACGAATTTCAAtatttaaaacctaaaattttctgctccaacccttatggattaaatttttaatttgagatcatcaaagaatgaatttaggattcttaaagtaactttaaaaaaaaaaatattaagtaGGCTAtctaaatttaattttatgaacattttaaactCAAATATTTAGATACCGATAAATATTGGAAAATTACTAAATCAAGATCATGAAACTCGTGGAatactatgaaagaatatgaaataaatgaatattttttaattagtttagccgtttgatttaaatttagaccgttagatctttttctttaccgttagatttgatcctattagacctTAGCTgttgaattcaataaatttataaagggatgtgatatccacacatcattttttacttctcccacactcttctaattttcggccatcggatcaaatgaattgaagaagatcaaatgatagaaattaaccAGAAGTGTGTGAGAAAAGATTGCACATATATGATGGGTCAACCCACTAATTCGGTAGGAATTCTAAGCTAAATTTGCCCCAAAAATGAGTTTtaggttaaaactcatatttggccCAAGAATTGGAGCAAGTTAAGGTAGGTTTAGAAcctaaattttgagttttacttcaagagttgaaaataatcttagtgtaaaaatatcgtttttcaaaaaaaaacagGAAAAACAATTGGAGGCTTATACCATTCACCTGAGACTCCGTCAGCATAGCCATTGATTCTGTTGCCAGTATCACAACCTGCTTCCATGATTTGTTTCACAACGTCCTCGTCAATGGCTTCCAGCACTGCCAATGCACTACTCACAAGTTGAATTGGTCCACGTCCTTTCCCCTCCCCTCTCACTGAACTCGAGTCTTTCTCAAACACCTGCACTTGGAATCCTCGGTGTTTCGCTGCCAATGCCAAAACTAGCCCCCCAATGCCCCCACCGGCGATCAGAATTTTAAGCTTCCTTTTGCCACCCTTCTCTTCGTCCGAAGTTTGATCTAATCTACTACTTTTACATCTTATTACACTGTTGCCTCTGATGATCCTAGTCTTACTGTATTTTTTTGCTCTAAACCCAAGACTCTGATGACATGAACTAAGATACAGAGAAAAGACCGCCATTGTTGACCAAAAACAGAAATACAAGGTTGCTTAGTGTgtatatgcatgtatatatatatgcatatcagGTAACATAGTCATACCATATTACACAATCACATACAACATACACGCTATTGAATTTGTGTAGTTATTGAATTAAATACCCACCAACAGGAGACATGGGAGTTTGAAATTTTCAGTGCCTTGGACTATAAGGATGGTGAAATGTTTTTTTAAGTAGGGATtctgaaataaataaaaacacgtGTCAATAGTGTCAATTTTTTGGGCATATAAATgtcttaaaaaatatatattgaagTATTTTTTCAAGGTGGACCAAATGTCTGGTAAAGtgaaaaaatgagaagagaaacCTTTAAGAGAAGggattcctatttttttttataaaaatagaaATTAGTTGTAGGATCCACATCACATCaaactttaacgatccgaaccgtctatttttcaagttgcacctcataaatcatccttgcaaaatattagccaaatcggaaatgtttaagacatctaattgagttcaaagaaattaacgaatactttgttatataagaaacaatgaaattttatcttgataaataaataagcaaatggtttcggattgaattgaatttttgtaaggtaatctatgaatcgagacttacaaaatagatggTTCGGATAGTTAAAATTCGATGTGGAGTGGGCTCCACAcctaatccctattttttgaaaaaaaaaattgagaatcctTTTGCATAAAGGGCCTGATTAGGGATGTGTAATggttatggcgggcgggtaaccgcggttatttatccataaccgtttattctcagacccgtataaccgtttacctgttGGTTAATTGCCTAAACAGTTATAGCCATacctataaccgtttataaatggttaaccatactcataaccgtatacccatttaaccgtaaccgttgagtacccgtttacccatttatcattttttaacccgtttatcctttcttttttaatttactcATTTTTCATCTATCTAcgtgtttttttaacaacttgaaaattaaaaaagaaaaatttgtcataattttctttttctaacaattaaacaccgttataggtacattcatcatacatttccgcattttaattttttaagtccttataccattgcaataattgaaataatagtttacggacgatatttttaactgttaacaatgaaggtaatataaaatttgctaagtattcttgGGTAACGAAAATTGTTAAAAGAcagtattcttgggttatttaACTTGGAATGTaaagtattaacataatatatataatggatcatgaaatttaaagtggttaaggaaaactatattatattagctacagaaatcatgcactatagtcaatagcattgatcAAAGTTTTGTTCGATagggaacatggtttgtgttaattttacatatataaaataaatgggtaaacggttacatgtttataaccgcggttaatacccataaccgcccattaaattttcgcgggtaaacggttatacctataaccgtttatttatctaaacggttacgtATAACCGTAATcctgaaatttaaatgggcgggtaaccgctGTTACTCATAAccgatgggtatttgcccatccctaggcCTGATGAGATAAATGTCCTATTTATTCTGCAGTTTGCATTGGCTTGTTTTCCTTTTGAGTCCTGAGACATAACCTGCCGGAAGAAGAGCAACATGAATGATATATAAATTTTGTATCTGTTTCCGGCTCCTCAAGTATAAGTTGAACATCTGAGTCAGTTTTGAAAGCTTGATCAACCTCAAGTATAAGTTGGTTACAGTCCTGCACACACAATCACCCGAGTAATGAGCGCATGAAAATATGGTTGCTCACGAGTCACAACTCACATGGACTTATAGTTTCTTTGATCCTAGCCATTAAGTCAAGTTTGAGAAATGTAAAAGCCAAAACGCATGAGGGGAGGGGGTGATTGCTCAACAACAAAATAACAAACGAGTGACGAGCAAAGCAACCAAGCTAAAGCACTCTTAGCACAGAAAATGAAGACAAAATTTTGCTTTCAGAAAACATAGGATTAAGTTGGATAACCCAGACCCCTTTCACGGTTCCCCTTATCAGTGCAGTGTAGAAGTAAATACTCTTAACCACTTGAACTACAAAATCCTTGCAATTTCCTTTAAAGGTcggaatattttttattttttattggcaAAATTGGATCGCAATGACCACAATATTCTTGTCTTTAGAACTTCTTTCCCCCATAAGATTTGATTTTGTTGCTCTGTTGGATCGTGTCGACCACATTGACTCTTTTGTCTATAGAAATTTCCCCCGTAagatttgattttgttgttctGTTGAATCGTGACAACCACAATAATTCTTTTGTCTTCAGAACAACTTTTTCCGATATTGCAACCAAtggaaccggatcccctcctGAGCATGGGGACCGGAGCCTACTAAGCAGCCCATCTggacctttgaaatttgatccaatggctACAAACAAGAagcccctctaaaagttataatgattacaaccgttgaatcaaatttcaagagccTAGATGGGCTGCACCGCAGGCTCCAGTCCCCATGCTCAGGAGGGGATCCAGTTCCGTAACCAATGAACCTCGGGATGCTCGCACATCCGAAAAATAAAGGTATGAGATAACCAAGGTAAGATTTTTCATCGCGTATCCATTCCTTCTCATTTGTGCCAAGTAAACATGCCCTAGCTTCGCATGATGCACTTCTGACTGGAGTTTAGACACTTTTATCTCCGAGGACAGCATGAGAGATTTGAACTTTTGAAACCTCTTCCAATATCGAAAAGAGAAATGACGCTAGGCCAAGAGAAAGAGAGTATATGTTCTCACATCACATGTATGCAACAGCTAAGGGGCAGTAAAAAGTAATTTACACAAGGCAGCACGCTAATCACTATCAAACAATGTTACAAAAGGCATCAGATCTTTCCTAGGTTGACTTTGCCTGCCCACTATTTATAACCAAGTAATTGCCCGACTGCAGTAGCTCTCATTCTACAATAATGCCTATCCTGGAAAGACCCAAGCCCCAGAGTTTTACACATGCTGGGTTGGGGTATGGAGTTATATAATAAAAAGATATATCATTGTACAAAAAGGCGGCCTTCACTTCAACCCATATCTGTTTCACCTCCACAGCCTAATTTCCTATCCTATCGTCACCCCCCTGCTTCCAGCCTTTTATGGGCTTTTTGACTGCTGCAGATTTTAAAACCAGCCATCTATCAGTCTCAATTCCATCCGTTGCCCGTGCAAGAACTGTGTCCGCGACCATCAGCTGTTTAAAGGCAAAGGTCCTACACGAGGCATCAAGAGaggaaataaaactaaaataattgaGCATCAAACAGATGATACACACCAAAGTATTTGTTCTCAACCATAGCATTTGAGATATGTATATTCTATTTCCAGAAAATTACATATGAAGTGCCAGATTATTCAACATAAATTCTTCAAGAAAAATGAAATGCCAAATTAAGTTCTCACTTCTGTGTTTGATGCAACTTTCTATAAAATGACGAGGAATTTATGGGGGGGGGGCTCATATGAAATTGTGCAAGCAGACTTGGTGGACACTAATCAGTTAAAAGCTTACATACAACAAGGTAAgctttgaaaaacaaaacaagataAAGCAATGATTACCGCATTCACCGTCAGAAATGTCAGCAAGCTTTGCAATCGCATCAATAAGTGCTTGTTCATGATCCTGCTCAAAATCAATAGATCAGTTTTgcaaataagaacaaaaaactTGTCATGAAACTTAAAAATGCGACAAAAGGAGTAAAAAAATTCTAAGGTTGCCCTTCTTACTTTCAACACTTTCTTTGCTTTCTCAATTTCAACAGAGTCTGGACGGTTTTCACCAAAGACCCTTTCTACCTGTTCAAATTTAACAAAGTTTAGTAAGCATCAATCAAATAAAAGTAAATTTATTGACTATTTATGGATTAACTAGCTTTTACTGACCTCCTTAATTAAAGTATCTGTGTGAAGTAACTGGATATTGTCTGGAGCCTTCTTTCCAATGCCATTCTGTGAAGGCGGAAAATCTTTTCTTGTTTGACCCTTTGGGATCCCTCTACCTCTTCCAGGAACTGGAACATTGTCACGGCCTACAAATCTATTCATTCCATGACCAGATCCACTATAACCCCCACGATGAGAGATTCCAGGATCTTCACCTACCCACTGAATATCCTCCGGAGATATCTGCACAAGAAATAATAAGccaacataagaaaatatgtaaaacatctgaaattaatatatcattatTGAGTGAGAAAAATCCACTCGGTCATCGTTCATAAACAGGACATGAAAACCAAATGAATTTCCGTTTCCTTCCTGTAATCCTGTTCATTCTCCCCATTAAGTGTGaaccaaacatagtgttagtaTTGTAACCGAAAACTATACGGTTAGTATTCAGTTGATTAAGTTGTCaggctttttcttttttttttcttttttcatagtCATTATGAGCgttaaaatattcaaaacatACCTGATACAGATTCCAATATGTGTGTGACGGATAACCTATGAGCATTTTCATTAGTGCTTAGTTATGCCCGTTTCTAATTTCATAATCTCTTTTAATGCTGGGATGCTAATACTATCACTATGTGGAGCTTGTTTGGTTAAGTGATCATTCGGGATTAAGGGCCAGAATCACTTCCAGGGAGAAGCACCTACTCCCCAGAATCACTCCCAACCTAATTGTGATTTCTTAACTATTAAGCTGTTTCTATAATATTACAAGGGTTTACTTATTGAGTTTGGACCACCTAATTATATATAGGCCCTTGAAACCCTAACCTCCAAATTGTTTGTCCTATCGGTTCACATCACTGTCCCTTGTCAGATACCTTTTATACTTCACATTTTGTACGCCAAAAAGATAACAAACTTTTTTAATCAAGTAATGGTGGCAATGGAATGAACAGGAGCTACTTAGTAGGAGCAAAAGGCAAATATTACTGGGAGCATGTTATGATTAATCAGATAACAGCACCTAATTAGACAAATTGGACAATTCAGAAAACATTGGTTAACAAAGAGTAGAAAGCAAGAAGCAACCAATATTCATTAAAGAAAATTTTTAGGAAGTCTTGTCAGAATGTTTGAAGTACATACTACATACACAGAACATTAAGCACCAAGTACGGTATTAtaacattattatatttttaaaatttttcaagAAGAAACAAACTTCAAGTGGTCACTTATATTCAAGAGTTGACAATTCAGCTTCTACCATAGCATCTTTAATTCTTACCACTAAAATAAGCTTCTGGTATTTATAGCTTTACAATGCATAATTTGCAGAACACAATGTAATGAAAACGACATGCTGGCAATATAACTTCAATGCATCAAGCATACCTCTGATAGATTAACCCATTCCCATGTTTCATTTGCCGAATTAATATCATAGACTAGATGGTGCCGTCCCTAAAATTcagaaatgaaaaaaagaataaatgtcAGGTACACGACCTTACATTACTACAAACTCCTTCAACGCATGTACGAGCAAAAGATACCTCTGCTTGATTGTAGTCTTTTATAACAGCTTCATAAAAAGTGTTGTCATCGGGCCACCTAGTCCTTACTTTCCTCCCAATCAAGGTATCATTTGTCTTTCCTTCAGCAGGTTCACTTACAACGGCACCAGTCGAAACTCTATTCGAAACTTGACCCCTTCCTGTTGGACCTGAGGAAGGGAACTGCTTCATTGAAGAAGCACCAGGCAAAATTTGACCCTGTTAACAGAATGTGACcgaaggaaaactaataaatatGTGAATAAATAACCTGCAgacttgttttttgttttactcAATATTCAACTCACGGGTTTATGTTTCTTGCCCTTGGCTCCTGATGTTGGGGCTGGGACAGATCCTCGTTTTACAGTAGATGAAGATGGCTGGTGGGATGTGGTAACTGCTGGTGGATGAAATGATGGTGTTGGCCCAGCAAAGGACTGTGTATGTACTGACTGCGTCATCTTCTGTTTCTTGCGTGATACAGAGACAGTAGGACTAGGTATTGGATCATGCACTGCTTGAACAGTACTCAGCATGCCCGGTTGAACCCCACCAGCCTGTCTCCAGTCCCTGTTGGCATCGCCCAACACAGTACCCATTaaaagacacacacacacacacaaaaaataaaaaaataaaatctaatgaATAGGTCTCATATCTCAACTAAACAAAAAGCCTGTATCTTGATTCTTCAATCTATCAGACCTTATCCTCTCTATGACATCATCTGCTGCATTAACCCGTCCTACAAGTTCTTTGTGCTCCTCATTTGATAACCTCAACTCCTTTCTAAGGTTTGTTAACAGAGCTTCCTTTTCCTGAAGAAAATACATTTCATGTAGCAGTCACTAAACctgatcaaacaaattaaagatATTAGATCCATGAAAAAATAGATCACAAAAGTACCCAAGTAATGGCATCAGCTTGAGCTTTAAAGGCTCTCAGAACTGAACTGTATGCTTCTCGTTCAAGCTGGTGAATTTGTGCTTCCATGTCAGTTTCACCATACATCCTAGGATATGGGACGGAACCCCCACCAGATCTTCCATTCCCCGTAACACGGCCCCCTCTGGGAACTCTATGCTGGTGTGATGGAGGAAGATCGTCATCAGTTCCTGCAATTGTTTTTTGGGGTTCAGAATGGAtgcaacaaaaaacaataatgaaaacaaaatgagACACGCTGTATGGCCAGAATTCACAGAAATATGGAACACTAGATTAGAAAGAGAATATCTTGCGGGTTGTCTATGCATGACAAGCAAAGAGGGATGCAATCATCTGATTTTAGATTCAGTGCATGGACACGGTTGTACAAGCTTCTAATTGATAGGTCCTTGAGTGAAAATGTATAGGAAAAAGTGAAATTGcaataaaaattctcaaatctcTAACTTCTAGTATAGGTGCAAACCCAAGAACTAAATAAGATGGCAATTTTAACCGGAAAAAGCTGAAGTTGCCAAtttcccaaaaaacaaaaaaaaaaaagagtgtctGCAACTAAACCGGAGGTTCCCTTTTTATTTGTAAAATGAACAACACGTTCAATAAACTCATCTTTAGAGTACAACTTCCAGACTAATTAGATCCTTGAGATACATTAAACTACATTACAGTAAACTACATTTCTCCTATCAAGTATAacttaaaataaacaaacatccgGTCCCCAAGAAGGTCATCTCCCCTGCTGTTCCTGAATGGCCTATGGCTTCTAATTTTAATTCTGAGAAAGCTTGAAAGTTTTGGGTTTAACTTCCTTGGGAGCCTCCTGTGACTGGTAAGTTTAAACTTAATGTTGATGGTTCTCATAGGACCATGTCTAGT
This region of Malus domestica chromosome 07, GDT2T_hap1 genomic DNA includes:
- the LOC103438363 gene encoding protein EMSY-LIKE 3 isoform X3, coding for MDYEPYDSSGTDDDLPPSHQHRVPRGGRVTGNGRSGGGSVPYPRMYGETDMEAQIHQLEREAYSSVLRAFKAQADAITWEKEALLTNLRKELRLSNEEHKELVGRVNAADDVIERIRDWRQAGGVQPGMLSTVQAVHDPIPSPTVSVSRKKQKMTQSVHTQSFAGPTPSFHPPAVTTSHQPSSSTVKRGSVPAPTSGAKGKKHKPFPSSGPTGRGQVSNRVSTGAVVSEPAEGKTNDTLIGRKVRTRWPDDNTFYEAVIKDYNQAEGRHHLVYDINSANETWEWVNLSEISPEDIQWVGEDPGISHRGGYSGSGHGMNRFVGRDNVPVPGRGRGIPKGQTRKDFPPSQNGIGKKAPDNIQLLHTDTLIKEVERVFGENRPDSVEIEKAKKVLKDHEQALIDAIAKLADISDGECGPLPLNS
- the LOC103438363 gene encoding protein EMSY-LIKE 3 isoform X1 yields the protein MDYEPYDSSGTDDDLPPSHQHRVPRGGRVTGNGRSGGGSVPYPRMYGETDMEAQIHQLEREAYSSVLRAFKAQADAITWEKEALLTNLRKELRLSNEEHKELVGRVNAADDVIERIRDWRQAGGVQPGMLSTVQAVHDPIPSPTVSVSRKKQKMTQSVHTQSFAGPTPSFHPPAVTTSHQPSSSTVKRGSVPAPTSGAKGKKHKPGQILPGASSMKQFPSSGPTGRGQVSNRVSTGAVVSEPAEGKTNDTLIGRKVRTRWPDDNTFYEAVIKDYNQAEGRHHLVYDINSANETWEWVNLSEISPEDIQWVGEDPGISHRGGYSGSGHGMNRFVGRDNVPVPGRGRGIPKGQTRKDFPPSQNGIGKKAPDNIQLLHTDTLIKEVERVFGENRPDSVEIEKAKKVLKDHEQALIDAIAKLADISDGECGPLPLNS
- the LOC103438363 gene encoding protein EMSY-LIKE 4 isoform X2 yields the protein MDYEPYDSSGTDDDLPPSHQHRVPRGGRVTGNGRSGGGSVPYPRMYGETDMEAQIHQLEREAYSSVLRAFKAQADAITWEKEALLTNLRKELRLSNEEHKELVGRVNAADDVIERIRDWRQAGGVQPGMLSTVQAVHDPIPSPTVSVSRKKQKMTQSVHTQSFAGPTPSFHPPAVTTSHQPSSSTVKRGSVPAPTSGAKGKKHKPGQILPGASSMKQFPSSGPTGRGQVSNRVSTGAVVSEPAEGKTNDTLIGRKVRTRWPDDNTFYEAVIKDYNQAEVSFARTCVEGVCSNISPEDIQWVGEDPGISHRGGYSGSGHGMNRFVGRDNVPVPGRGRGIPKGQTRKDFPPSQNGIGKKAPDNIQLLHTDTLIKEVERVFGENRPDSVEIEKAKKVLKDHEQALIDAIAKLADISDGECGPLPLNS